Part of the Paludisphaera borealis genome, AGTTGCCTGGCGATTTCGATCAGGTCGAACGCCCCCTTGTCGACCTCGATCCGGCCGACGAACAGAATCCGTCTCCGCTCGCCCTCGCGCGGAGCTTGCCGCGACTCGGAGTTCTCGAAGGTGCCGGGAAGGTACGTCGGCAGGAACACGCCGATGGGAAGGGCGTCGCCCGCGATCGACCGCACCTGCCGCGCGATCTCGTCGGAGACGCACATGACCCCGACGGTGCAGCGCCGGAAGAACCAGCCGTTGAGCTTCAGCGCCATCCGATGACGGAGCCCGGGCGGACGGTCGCTCGCCCACAACGTGCAATGAATCGACGGAATGACCTTCACCCCGAGGAACGCGGCCGGGAACAGGAGATACCAGGCGCCGTCGTCGGAGAGCACCATCGCCTTCGCCCGCGAGCGAAGCACCGCCAGACTCAGCCGGAGGTGATACCACAAGTTCCCGAGCCGATAGCGAATCCCGCCAGAATTCAGCCAACTCCTCGGCCAGTTCTCGATCTCAACCCGTCCCGCGGCGAACGAGCCCTCCTCCCGAAAGACCGTGACCACCGTCGCGTCGAGATCCAGCTTGCGACACACGTCGAAGAACTGGCCGGAGTACGTCATCGAGATCTGGCTCGGGTCTTGCTCGCCCCGAAGATAATGTCGATACGTCCCTATGACATTCCCCGGTCCGGCTGCATAGAAGATCCTCATCGCGACGCGACTCCTGAACGATCCCGTCTCAAGATCCCGTACCTCGTTCCAAACCAAACGACCCGGCGATTCATCGGCGCGCTCCCAGCGAAGCCCAATCATAGACCTTGCCGTGAATTCGATAAATTAAAAACCATCAACATTCTCGACTTATTCAACCCGAACGGCCGAGACACGACGACGATCGACCATTGCCTCACGCACGACGGCAGAACGTCATCCACTTCGAACGAGAGAACGCATCGACTGCTTCGGACGAGCGTCGAATTCAGACCTAACCGATTTTATGGCAAAGTTTTACAGATGAAGGACCGCGATCGTCCCAAGCGAAGTCGAAGGGACGAGCCGGCGATCCGTTCGCATAAATGGTCGTTGCTGACTATCGCAACGATCCGAAGATCATACTACGAATTAATGTCTACGGACAACCGATGAGGCGTCGACGCCACTGCGCGTCGCGCGCCCCCGACTCCGCTCCCGGTCCGACGCGGCAAGGGCTGTTCGCCGAAGCATGGCTTCATGGGCGACTGCACCTTGCAAGACCATCCAGCCAGGCGGTGGCGATATCGTCCTGACGGGTTTCCATGTCGATCGGATTCCGGTGGTCCGTGCGCGATCAGCTCGTTGAACTGGGTGTTTCTGTCGTAAATTCAAAGGAGGGAGGCTCGCGCCCCAGCGCAGCCCTTCGCTCTTTCCCAATCCGGATGCGGCCCCCACGCGGGGACAGCCGTACAAATTCGCGCGAACGAACCCAATTTCCGAGGCGCGTCTCCCCCTGGAAGCCGACGCCGACCGAGGCGGATTCCAGGCTGGGGCTGGTCGCGTGCGAAAGCCTGGGAGGCTCGCGGAATCGACGATACTCCGCCAAACGAAGCCAACTCCCCGCGACTGCAAGACCATGGGTAATCAGACTTTACATTCGTTTCCCAGCAACCTGATACGCCGAACGAAGCCAACGCCCCGTCGGGCCTCGCCCTTGCGGAATCCTCCGTTTCTGAGCGATCGAACTGTCATGAGCCTTTGGCTCACCCCGACCCATGAAAATGGGTTCGGGGTTGGTTATGCTGTGGGGGTCCGGCCCTGGGCGAGAGGCCGTCATTGGCTTTGGTGTCGCGAACCCGCGATCGAACTTGGTCCCGGCCTCGGCTCGACTTCATGTCGAACCCCGTCCTGTCGCCCCCCGGAAGCGGGGAAGCACGTAGAAGAAACTGCTTTACGCCCCGAGGTCGTCCCACCGGCTCGGACTGCTTCGTTTCCGACCACTCGAGTTGGAGGGGACGTCATGGACATCGTTCACGATCGCTGCGCCGGGCTCGACGTCCACAAGAAGACCGTCGTCGCCTGCGTCCGCCACATCAACCCCGACGGCTCGGTCGCCTCGGTGGTCCACACCTTCGGCACGATGACCGCGGACTTGCTGGCCCTGGCCGACTGGCTCGACGCCCACGGCGTCCGCGAGGTCGCCATGGAGAGTACGGGCGTCTACTGGAAGCCGATCTTCCACATCCTGGAAGGGCGATTCGACGTGATGCTGGTCAACGCCGGGCGGCTCAAGCAGGTCCCCGGCCGCAAGACCGACGTCAAGGACGCCGAGTGGATCGCCCAGTTGCTCCAGCACGGCCTGCTGTCGCCCAGCTTCATCCCCAAGCCGGAGATCCGCGAGCTTCGCGACCTGACCCGGCAGCGCACCGAGTTGGTCCGCGACCGCGCCGCGGTGGCCAATCGCCTCCAGAAGACGCTGGAGGACGCCAACGTCAAGCTGGGGTCGGTGGCCAGCGACGTCCTGGGGGCCTCGGGGCGCGCCATGATCCGGGCGATCATCGACGGCCAGGACGACCCGGAGAAGCTGGCCGATCTGGCCAAGCAGCGGCTCCGGGGCAAGATCCCCGAGCTGAGGCGGGCGCTGTTGGGCCGGGTCACCGACCACCACCGCTTCGTGCTCCGGCTGCTGACGGATCAGATCGACGCGTTGGAACGCCTGATCGAGCGGCTGGACGAGCGGATCGACGAGGCCATGAGGCCGTTCGACGAGGCGGCGGGCCGGCTCCAGGGGATCCCCGGAGTGGGGGATCGGGCGGCGGAGGTGATCGTGGGGGAGATCGGGCCGGACGTGGAGTCGTTCCCGACCGCGGGCCACCTCTGCTCCTGGGCGGGGCTGTGCCCGGGCAACGACCAAAGCGCCGGCAAACGCCGCAGCGGCAAGACGACCAAGGGGAGTCCGTGGCTGCGTTCGCTCCTGGTGCAGTCGGCGTGGTCGGCCAGCCACGCCAAGAACACCGCCTTCAGCATCTGCTACCGTCGATGGGTCCCACGACTCGGGAAAAAGAAGGCTCTGATCGCCGTGGCGCACAAGATCCTGGTGGTGATCTGGCACCTGCTCAAGAACGGGGCCGACTACCGCGAACGCCAACTACCAGCCCCTGCAGCCTGACACATGGCCCGGAAGATTTTCAGAAGAAGCCAATAACCGGGGGCGTTCAAGGGACGGCCGGCCAAGGATCGAAGGCGATGGAAGGGTGGTTCCTGGTCGAACGAAGCCAAACGGAATCCGCCCGGGTCGGGGTTCTTACTCGGGTCCGGAGGCGGGCTGCGGAGCCGGGTCGTCGGTCGTTGAGACGAGGCATTCGAACTGCCAGCCGGCCTGGCCCGGCTGGGTCGTCACCAGGAACCGGTTGACGCCACGGACCAGGGAAACCGTGAAGTGGTCGCGGGAGACCACCTCGGCGTCGATCGGAACGCCATTAATGAAGATATCGCATAGGCCGGTTGAGCGAATCAAGACGATGGCGCGGCGCGAATCGGCCGAGGTCAGCTCGGCGTAAGCCGTCGCGGCCGGGGATGACGGTTGTCGGGAAAGCGTCGGTTGGGGCGATTCCCCCAGAAGGGGGAGCAGATCGATGCGGCCGGATTCGTCCTTGGACTCGAACGGCTTCCAGGCGACGGGCGTTCCGCCCGCCCCGGGATGGCTCCGGGCGGCGTCGATCGAGCCGTCGCGGGCGAGCAGGCCGACCGCCGGACGCGGCAGCGGACCGAGCACGCGCCAGGCGCGGATCGGCTCAAACCGGCCGAGGACGCGGTCGAGAGCCAGGGCGGCGGCGGGGGTTGGGCCGGCCTGGCGGGCCTTGCGGATCTCGGCCTCGGCCTGGTTCCGGATCGCCAGCAGGGCGCGGACCCCGGCCCGGTTCAGCGACGGGTCGGGGTCGTCGAGAGCGGCCAGGTAGAAGCTTAGGGCGAGGGGGTCGGGCAAGGCGCAAAGGGCATGGAGCACACTCGGGCGATCCTCGGCCTGGGCGGTCTTCGCCTTCTCGATGAGCTTCGGAACGGCCTCCTGGAGCCGGAGCGGACCGGCGGCCAGGAACGCGGCCCGGCGGACGTCGGCGTCGGCGTCGTCGAGTCGGGCCAGGACGACCTCCTTCACCTCGGGGGGCAACGGCCGCGAGGGGTTGAAGCTCATCACGGCCGCGGCGCGGACCAGGGGCGACTTGTTCTCCAGAAAGCCGGCCAGGTCGTTCGCCGGCAAGAACCCGTCGCGGGCCAGGGCAGGCAACGCCCGGGCGACGAGGGCGTCCGGGGCTTTCTCATCATAGAGGACGGTCAACCGGGCCCGGACGACGTCGCGACCCCGAAGCCGATTCAAGGAGTCGAGAGCTGACGCCCGAACCGCCTCAGGACGCTCGGGGTCGACGACGACCGGCAGCAAAAGCCGGGTCGACGCCGCGTCGTTCAGGGCCCCGAGGGCCTCGACCAGCGCGACCTGGTTGTCGTCGTCCCGCTCGGCCGGAAGGGCGTCGCGAAGCAAGGGAGCGGCCGGAGCGCCCACCGCCTGAAGCCCGAGGATCGCCTGGTAGCGGACGGAAGCGTCGGCGTCTTTGAGACCGATCCCCAGGCCGCGAACGACGGCCGCCATCCCCTCGGGCGTCCACGACTCGGTCTTCTTGGGCAAGGGGCCGGCCAGCGGATCGGGGCCGAACCAGGCGCCCGACCACTCGGGATAGCGGCGGAATTGACCGGCGAGACAGGTCAGCATGCGCCCGCGCACGGCTGGCTCGGGGGTCTTGGCGAGGGCTTCAACGAGGGCGGACACAATGGAGACCGACCAGGATTCATCGGCCAGGAGCAAGCCCGCTTCGCGCCTTCGGGGGTCGAGGAAGGCGGCGACGAGGCCTTTCTGGTCGTCGACGCCGACCGCGAGCAGGGCCTGCCGGATCGTCCAGGCCGCGAGCCGGTCGGCATCGCCGAGCGCGGCCAGCAGCGCCGGGGCGGTCGAGCGGTCGCCGAGCCGGCCGAGGCTGACGGCCGCCTCGCGACGGACGGCGGGATCGCGATCGTGGACCAACCCGGCCAGCGCCTCGCCGGCCTCGCGATCGCGCCGGAGTCCGCAGCTTCGGGCGGCCTGGAGTCGGACCGGAGCGGACGCATCCACCAAGACCGATCGGATCGCCGCGCGGGCCTCGGGCGTCCCGATCCGGTCGAGCGTCCAGAGGGCGTGAATCCGACCGGCCGCCGGCTCGGGCCCGTTCAGCCGGGCCGTCAGCGGCGGAACCGCAGCCGCGTCTGAGGCCACGAGGTCGTCTTCCGCGTCGAGCCGAACAGAGAGTGCGGGATGGTCGAGAGCCTTGACCCGGTCGGCGAACCCCCCCTTGCCGGGAGGCGGTGTCGTCGGCCTACGGTCGGGTCCCTGGTAGGTCAGCCGGTAAAGGCGGCCGGTCGACGACGGCCGGACCGGGTCGCGGCTCATCGCCTGATCGACGAGCCAGAAGCCCGCCTGGCCGGCCTGGGTCGCCAGCGCGTACGGGTGGAAGTCGGCGAGGCTCCCCTTGGTCACGAGCGGGGTCCGCTTCGCGAGGGCGAACGAACCGCCGGCCTTGCGGATTTCGAGCCGGTAGACGGTCTGGGCGTCGGGGTCGCAAAGGATCAGGTTCCCTTGGTACGACTCGGGCAGCCCCTCCTCGTTGGTGCAGATCCCCTGCCCCGCCCGGCCGTCGCCGAGCTTCGCCAGGACCGGCAGCGCGCGGAAGGGGGCGGTGAGGAACTGGTAAGGGTAGCCGTAACGCCCGGAAGAGACGTGATGAACCAGGCTCTTGGCCCATCGCTTGCGGTCGTCGCCCCCGCCGAAGGTGAAGACGTCGTCGGCCGCCGAGAGGAGCAGTCCGGTGGTTCGGTTGTCGCCGGTGGAGACGACTTCGAGCCCAGTTCCGTCGGGGCGAACCCGGACGACTCCCCCGGACTGCATCCGGATGGTCGCGCCGTCCTTACCGGTTCCTCGGGGAATGCCCCGGTCGCCGACCGCTATATAGAGGAAGCCGTCGACGCCTCGACGAATCCCACCGCCGGAATGGTCGTCGATCGGCTCGCCGACGGCCGGGGCGCCCAGGCCCGAGAACAGGTCGATGCGGCTCTCGGCCCGGCCATCGCCGTCGGCGTCGCGAACGGCCGAGACGAATGGAGGATGAACCACGTAGAGGGTCTCGCCGATCCGCTCCAGGCCGTTCACGGATTCCAGATGATCGGCGAAGACGCGCCAGGCACCCTTGTCGAGCACGAACACCGAGGCGCTGGGTTCAGCGGTCGGCGGGGACGGATTCCGGCCGAGGAAGAGCGAGCCATCGCGTCTGGAGACCACGGCGGACGGCGAGCCGAATCGCGAAGGTAGGGCGACGTGCTCGACTTTCCAACCTTCCGCCGCCGCCGGCCGACCGGCTTCGATTTCGGCCCCGTCCTCGACGCCGGCCGCAATCGTGGCTGGAAGGGTGGCGATCCACAGGAATGCAAGACGGATGGGAATTCGCATCGTGATCACCCCTCCATGGTCTCGGCGACGAGCAGGCCGGCTGGCGGTCGGGCTCCGAGTGGTCTGGTCAGAGAACGCCTGGTCGACCACAATAGAGGCTCGGGGCCGCGGCGGAATCGTACCGCCTTTGCCGATTCACCTCAATGTAAACCGGTTCGGGCTCGCCTCGGGGGACGTCTCCAGGGCTGGTTCCGGAACTCGCCCGGTGAGGAGTTTTTCCCGTGTCTTCGAGTCCCGCGATCAATCCGTCCCGTCCTGACGGCTCTGAACTCGCCCAGCCGACTTCGGCCCGATGGTTCAAGAATCCGAGCTATCCGGAACGGACCCACCAGGCCGACCGCGCCGGGCTCGCGACCACCCTCAAGTCGTGTGACGAGAAGATCACGGCCGTCCGCAAGAAGCTGGGGCTGCTGGCGAACCACCCGCGTCGCGCGGAGTACGAGAAGATCTTCCACCAGCTTCAGGGCGGCCGCGACCAGATCGCCGACGCGGCGTCGCGGATGCCCCGCGAAGCGGGCGAGCTTTACCACGAAGACGCCGAGCGGCTCGAATTCGCAAAGCAGGCGTTTGCCCGGTTCATGGCGCGTTGGGACGCGGTCGCTTCCTGAAAACTCGGCTGCCGAGCATCCCAAAGCGAATCGAGCCCTCCCGCTCAGCAGTCTGAGCGGGGGGTCTCGAATCCTTCTGACGTCCCATCACGATCGCGGCTCAGCCGAAGAAAAGACCGCTGACCGAGGCGTTGCTTCCCGCGATCTTGGTGAAGCGGATTTTCACGTGACCACTGACGTTCCACGTCAGGTAGGCGCCGTTCTGGAACGACGAGAGGGTCTGACTGTCGAGGACCGCCCCGGAGTTCGGATCGATCACGTCGATCCGCTCGGTGCGGGCGGAGCCGTCGCGGTCGTAGGCGTAGATGCTCAGCTTGTGCATGAGATTGTCGGTGAAAGCCACGTCGATCGTGATCTGGGCGCCGTACCAGTAGGAATTCAACCGGTCGTCGACCAAGGGGTTGGCCTTCAGAAGGGGCACCATGTCGGTGCTCGTCCAGTACCCATTGCGCAGCGTCTGCCCGCTCATGGTGACCGAGTTCACGTACGCGGGGTAGTTGAACCCGCTGTTGGCGATGTTGTAGCCCTGCGACCCGTAGACGCCTCTCCAGGTGCCTTGGGTGGTCGTATCCTTGCCGACGAAGGCGGCCGAGGGGGTCCCGTCGAGGAACAGTCCGCTGACGACGGCGCTCGCGCCGCCGAGCTTGGTGACCACGAATTTCACGTGGCCGGTGATGTTCCAGGTGGTGTAGACTCCGTTATGGAACGACGACAGCGTGCGGCTGTCGATGACCTTTCCGGTGGCCACGTTGACCACGTCGATCCGCTCCGAGCGGGCGCTGGAATCCCAGTCGACGGCGTAAAGGCTCACCCGATGGGCGAGGCCGTCGGAGAACGCGACGTCGATCGTGAACTGGTTCCCGCTCCAGGCCGCGGCGAAGCGGTCGTCATTCCAGGAAGGCGCCTTCTGAAGCGCGCGGACGTCGCTGGTGCTGACGGTCCAGAAGGGGGTCGTCTGACCCGAAACCTGGACGAAACTGTACGATGGGTAGCTCGCGACGCTGCCCGCAAGGCTGTAGCCGGCCCCGCCGTACGCTCCCTTCCAGCTTCCTCGCGTCGATGCGTCGGTTCCGGCGAACTTCGCCGAGGTCGCGGTCGAGGCGGCGGTCACGTTCACCTCGACGCTCCGCGTGGCCTTGGCGCCGTAGGCGTCGGTCGCCTGAACCGAGACGACGTAATTTCCGGCGCCCGACGGGATGAACACGAAGGAATCCACATTGGTGGAAGTCACGATGTTTCCATTCTTCGTGACCGTCCAGGCGAGCTTGGTCGGGGAGACGGCCGAGGTCGACGGCGAGTTCACCAGGCGCGCCATGGCCCAGTCGGCCGGAGTCGCCGCGCTGGCGCCGCCGGTCGTCGTCACGACGAGCAACAACGTCTTCACGCCCTTGACCGCGACATCGATGACGGCCGGCGACGACCCGGCCGTCATCACCGCCGAGGTGTACAGGATTTTGCCGTCGCCGATCACCTGGAAGACCGACTTCCCGACTCCCGCGCCGGCGCTGTCGTCGACTCCGATGATCGCATCGAAGCTGGTATAGGCGCCGTTCAGTGGCACGACGACTTTCGAGTTGCTCGAAACGCCCACCCCCTTGTTGTAGACGACGCCGCCGAGCGAGGCGAGGCCCCCACCGCTGGCGGTTCCATTGTAAGTCGCATTGACCGCGATGGGGGTGACGCCGCCGTTTCCGAAGGCCAGATCGCCGACGTACGACCGGCCGAACAACTCGAATTCGATGGATTGGTTGGCAGCGATCGCCGACGGCTGGGCGAACGTGACGATTTGCGCCGCCTGATCGGCGGTGAGTGCGCCAGCGTTGATATGTGCGAGCAACACGTCAAGATCGGCGCGGTCGACCTTGTTGTCGTGGTTGAAGTCGCCCTGCTCCCACCATCGACCGGCCAGGTTGTAATTGGCTGCGAGGATCTGGAAGTCGGCGAAATCGACCTTGCCGTCCAGGTTCGCGTCGCCGCCAGGAACGAGCGTGCTCACCACGGCGTCCCATCGTTGCGACCCGGGCGACGTCACCCGCGACTTGAGCCCCCAGAAGTCGCCGCTGTAGGTGTAAAAGTCCATCGTCCGGCCGCCGGCCTTCTGCCAGACGCTGATGTAACGCTTGTAGACGTCGTACATCCGGGGATCGTCGAGGATCGCCTGGGTCGTCACGATGCTGGACGGGGTGGTGAGGCCTTGCCCCGCTTCATATGCGTCGAGGGGGAGCCCGAACGCCGCGGCGACCTTGACGTTGTTCTGGATGTTGGTCCCGGCCTGATCGAGGTACTGGTTTATCGAGGTGAAGAAGCCCGAGGCGGACAGGGTCGCGGCCTTGGTGCCCGACTTGAGCCCGAAGTAGGGGGCGATGGCCGTCGACTTGATGAACTGGTCCGGAGCGCCGTAGTGATCCTGGATGAATTGCAGCCCCACCTGGATCACCCAGGGCGAGATCGTCCAACCGCCGAGCACCGGGATGACGCGGTCGA contains:
- a CDS encoding HEAT repeat domain-containing protein is translated as MRIPIRLAFLWIATLPATIAAGVEDGAEIEAGRPAAAEGWKVEHVALPSRFGSPSAVVSRRDGSLFLGRNPSPPTAEPSASVFVLDKGAWRVFADHLESVNGLERIGETLYVVHPPFVSAVRDADGDGRAESRIDLFSGLGAPAVGEPIDDHSGGGIRRGVDGFLYIAVGDRGIPRGTGKDGATIRMQSGGVVRVRPDGTGLEVVSTGDNRTTGLLLSAADDVFTFGGGDDRKRWAKSLVHHVSSGRYGYPYQFLTAPFRALPVLAKLGDGRAGQGICTNEEGLPESYQGNLILCDPDAQTVYRLEIRKAGGSFALAKRTPLVTKGSLADFHPYALATQAGQAGFWLVDQAMSRDPVRPSSTGRLYRLTYQGPDRRPTTPPPGKGGFADRVKALDHPALSVRLDAEDDLVASDAAAVPPLTARLNGPEPAAGRIHALWTLDRIGTPEARAAIRSVLVDASAPVRLQAARSCGLRRDREAGEALAGLVHDRDPAVRREAAVSLGRLGDRSTAPALLAALGDADRLAAWTIRQALLAVGVDDQKGLVAAFLDPRRREAGLLLADESWSVSIVSALVEALAKTPEPAVRGRMLTCLAGQFRRYPEWSGAWFGPDPLAGPLPKKTESWTPEGMAAVVRGLGIGLKDADASVRYQAILGLQAVGAPAAPLLRDALPAERDDDNQVALVEALGALNDAASTRLLLPVVVDPERPEAVRASALDSLNRLRGRDVVRARLTVLYDEKAPDALVARALPALARDGFLPANDLAGFLENKSPLVRAAAVMSFNPSRPLPPEVKEVVLARLDDADADVRRAAFLAAGPLRLQEAVPKLIEKAKTAQAEDRPSVLHALCALPDPLALSFYLAALDDPDPSLNRAGVRALLAIRNQAEAEIRKARQAGPTPAAALALDRVLGRFEPIRAWRVLGPLPRPAVGLLARDGSIDAARSHPGAGGTPVAWKPFESKDESGRIDLLPLLGESPQPTLSRQPSSPAATAYAELTSADSRRAIVLIRSTGLCDIFINGVPIDAEVVSRDHFTVSLVRGVNRFLVTTQPGQAGWQFECLVSTTDDPAPQPASGPE
- a CDS encoding IS110 family transposase; this translates as MDIVHDRCAGLDVHKKTVVACVRHINPDGSVASVVHTFGTMTADLLALADWLDAHGVREVAMESTGVYWKPIFHILEGRFDVMLVNAGRLKQVPGRKTDVKDAEWIAQLLQHGLLSPSFIPKPEIRELRDLTRQRTELVRDRAAVANRLQKTLEDANVKLGSVASDVLGASGRAMIRAIIDGQDDPEKLADLAKQRLRGKIPELRRALLGRVTDHHRFVLRLLTDQIDALERLIERLDERIDEAMRPFDEAAGRLQGIPGVGDRAAEVIVGEIGPDVESFPTAGHLCSWAGLCPGNDQSAGKRRSGKTTKGSPWLRSLLVQSAWSASHAKNTAFSICYRRWVPRLGKKKALIAVAHKILVVIWHLLKNGADYRERQLPAPAA
- a CDS encoding NPCBM/NEW2 domain-containing protein → MLSGVGVNLLVNYQYQGDAVWTNVSRLMGEWGDINKANWWTADPSLPTNSLNSPLVDASTYAYLTNYPDGVYQVSYEGTATLDFWGVGHLVSPLVKGADGVTRGQVKVSGVGDQSGQRALVMDVTAIDPNNPLADLKIIAPGYAADGSQPFTSGFLKDLQPFDNIRFMDWGLTNGSKVAHWSDRGQPDELLSTTPSKRPIDYETMIELGNEAHKDIWLNVPALADDDFIRNLATLVHDKLSPDLKVYIEYSNETWNTGFEQNAQILTAAKANPLVPVSTNTGTMVAQQTAFQLKKISDIFRQEFGADFDRVIPVLGGWTISPWVIQVGLQFIQDHYGAPDQFIKSTAIAPYFGLKSGTKAATLSASGFFTSINQYLDQAGTNIQNNVKVAAAFGLPLDAYEAGQGLTTPSSIVTTQAILDDPRMYDVYKRYISVWQKAGGRTMDFYTYSGDFWGLKSRVTSPGSQRWDAVVSTLVPGGDANLDGKVDFADFQILAANYNLAGRWWEQGDFNHDNKVDRADLDVLLAHINAGALTADQAAQIVTFAQPSAIAANQSIEFELFGRSYVGDLAFGNGGVTPIAVNATYNGTASGGGLASLGGVVYNKGVGVSSNSKVVVPLNGAYTSFDAIIGVDDSAGAGVGKSVFQVIGDGKILYTSAVMTAGSSPAVIDVAVKGVKTLLLVVTTTGGASAATPADWAMARLVNSPSTSAVSPTKLAWTVTKNGNIVTSTNVDSFVFIPSGAGNYVVSVQATDAYGAKATRSVEVNVTAASTATSAKFAGTDASTRGSWKGAYGGAGYSLAGSVASYPSYSFVQVSGQTTPFWTVSTSDVRALQKAPSWNDDRFAAAWSGNQFTIDVAFSDGLAHRVSLYAVDWDSSARSERIDVVNVATGKVIDSRTLSSFHNGVYTTWNITGHVKFVVTKLGGASAVVSGLFLDGTPSAAFVGKDTTTQGTWRGVYGSQGYNIANSGFNYPAYVNSVTMSGQTLRNGYWTSTDMVPLLKANPLVDDRLNSYWYGAQITIDVAFTDNLMHKLSIYAYDRDGSARTERIDVIDPNSGAVLDSQTLSSFQNGAYLTWNVSGHVKIRFTKIAGSNASVSGLFFG
- a CDS encoding glycosyltransferase family 4 protein produces the protein MRIFYAAGPGNVIGTYRHYLRGEQDPSQISMTYSGQFFDVCRKLDLDATVVTVFREEGSFAAGRVEIENWPRSWLNSGGIRYRLGNLWYHLRLSLAVLRSRAKAMVLSDDGAWYLLFPAAFLGVKVIPSIHCTLWASDRPPGLRHRMALKLNGWFFRRCTVGVMCVSDEIARQVRSIAGDALPIGVFLPTYLPGTFENSESRQAPREGERRRILFVGRIEVDKGAFDLIEIARQLREQGRNDLLFEVCGDGGALEDMKAKCEMVGLADDFRFHGYVTQPELGSIFRSAFALIVPTRREFAEGFNKVVAEGVLAWKPVITSSVCPAVEYFGDGVVVVPPEDASAYAAAIARLADDPEFYEATVNAGDEHRAQLYDEERSWARTLEKLLAIASPAFRARERAESSV